In the Verrucomicrobiota bacterium genome, CTGCCGGTCGGGTCGCGGTTGCGCGTGGGCGGGGCGGTGGTCGAAGTGACCCCGATGCCGCACGACGGCTGCCACAAGTTCAACGCGCGCTTCGGCGCGGACGCGCTGAGGTTCGTGAACATGAAACCGACCCGGCACCTTAACCTTCGCGGCATCTACTGGCGCGTCATTGAGGCGGGCGACATCGAGGTCGGTTCGCCGGTGGAGGTGCTCTCGCGGCCGGCGATGGATTGAGGGTCGGATCGGGAGTGGTGTCGCAGCATCTCGATCACACGTTGCGTTGCGTTGCGGGCTTCTTGATCGCCGAGCGCTTGCTGAGGTGTCTGAGCGCGTCCTTGCCGATCCAACGGGACGTGGCGTTGTGGGAAGCGGCGAGCCGGCGCGAGAGGGCGCAGGCGGCGGCGTGGAGCGCGGGGCTGCGCCGGCCGGTTGCGCGCAGCGCCCAGTTCACGGCCTTCTTCATGAAGTTGCGCTCGTCGGTCGCGGCGCCAGCGGTCCATTTCCGCGGGTGTGAGCCGGTCGGCTTCGGCGACGAAGGGCGCGGGCAGCCGGGCGTCAGGATAGCCGGTGTCCCAGAGCGCGAGTGCGATGTCGTGGTTGGAGCCGATTTCCTTCGCGATCTGGTGGATCACGTTCATCGGCACGCTCGCGGCGGTGTCGGCGGGGATGCCGAGGCGGGCCATGCCTTCGCGCACACGGGCGGTGCCGCGCGCTCACTTCCGCACGAACAGCCACACGTAGCCGGTGCGTTCCTCGTTCATGAAGGAAGCGCGCTCCTGATAGAGCTTCTGGTAGCGTTCCATCGCGGCGCGATTGGAGCCGGAGCTGGAGTTGCCGAGGTCGCGCTGGACGTCCTCCATGGCTGCCTTCCACTTCGCTTGGCGCTTGGCGAAGTCTTCCTTGCTCACGCCTTTCGCCGGTGAAATCAGCGTGACGTTGTCGCCGACGAGAATGTCGAGCGTTCCGTCGCCGTTCACGTCCTCGACCCAGATGCGCATGGAGGACGATGGCGCGGCGATGTCCTTTTCATCCAGAAACTCGCCGGTCGCGACCGGGGTGTTCGCGGCGATGACCGTCTTGAATGGCTTCAAGACCGGCGTCTTGCCCTTGCCTGCGGTGTTTTCGGCCCACTGCACGCCTCCGCTGTCGGAGCCGCTGAGCAGGTCGAGGTCGCCGTCGCCATCCCAATCCACGATGAACGGGTCGCCGTGGTGGCCGGGCACTTTGAGTGGTTTGCGGCCGGACGTGATGCGTTGCGATGCGGGCTGAAACTTTCCGCCGCCTTCGCCGAGGAACAAATACAAGCTGCCGGAAAACGTGCCGACCACGAGGTCGAGCTTGGCGTCGCCATTCCAGTCCACGGCGAACGGCCGCGTGCAGATGCTCTCGACCACGTCTTTCTCGCCCTGCGATGGGATGATGAGCGGCTTGCCGTCGGTGCCGTTGAGCACCGAGGCGCGCTTGAACGTGCCGCCTTTCTGTCCCCAAAGCACTTGGAACAGTCCGGCCATGGGCTGTTCGTTGCGCGAGTAGGAGCCGGAAAGGATGTCGCCGAAGCCGTCGCCGTTGAGGTCCACAAACTGTGGAGTCGAGCTCGTGCATCACCACACGCCGGGCACCTCGGCCACGTCGCCCTGCGCCTTGAGCCATTCGCCCGCGGCGAAGCGCCCGCCGCCAAGCCCCTTATAAACCTTGATCTTCCCCTTGTTGAACTGTCCGACGAGCAAGTCCTTCGTGCCGTCGCCATCGAGGTCCGCCAGCGCGGGACAAGCCCAGCCGGGACTCTCGACGCGCGCGTAGGCGTCGCCGCCCTTGATGCGCACCGGCGGCTCAAACCGGAAGTCGGCAGCGGTGGCGCCCGAGACGGCGGCGGCGAGCGCGAAGAGACAGAGTGGTTTCATGAGGTGAGCGGGTTGGATGGTTGCGGTCGTTGGCGCGAGCACGAGGCCCGTGGGTTGGGCGAGTTCTATTCGTTCGCTGCGCAATCTCAAGCGGATTCTTTCCAGAATGCGCTCGACCCAATTGCGCGCGCCGGGGAACGGGGGCTGACCCGGTGAACGCCGCGTGCGGCGAAGGGTGCAAGATTTGCGCGTGCGATGTGCCTTCGATTGTGGCACGAATGGACCCGGTCACATGAAGCCCCGCGAACCGTTGACGCATCGGGTCGCTTGCGGTGTCGGCGTGCTGATGGGCGCGTTG is a window encoding:
- a CDS encoding VCBS repeat-containing protein, with the protein product MDLNGDGFGDILSGSYSRNEQPMAGLFQVLWGQKGGTFKRASVLNGTDGKPLIIPSQGEKDVVESICTRPFAVDWNGDAKLDLVVGTFSGSLYLFLGEGGGKFQPASQRITSGRKPLKVPGHHGDPFIVDWDGDGDLDLLSGSDSGGVQWAENTAGKGKTPVLKPFKTVIAANTPVATGEFLDEKDIAAPSSSMRIWVEDVNGDGTLDILVGDNVTLISPAKGVSKEDFAKRQAKWKAAMEDVQRDLGNSSSGSNRAAMERYQKLYQERASFMNEERTGYVWLFVRK